The Paenibacillus sp. YPG26 genome includes a window with the following:
- a CDS encoding DeoR/GlpR family DNA-binding transcription regulator — protein sequence MSVLAEGRKLQIKHELEREGKVMVVPLSRQFGVSAETIRRDLQVLEKEGHLRRVYGGAVKSSFRGNEAPYNLRQKMYAAEKRAIGERAAMMIKDGGTVVIDGGTTTLEMAKAIRGRRGLTILTSSLPLAACLLEGLSRDQFSGKVIMLGGEVSPLQHSITGIAGERMMRGFSIDQAFISVGGVSLTHGFTDFDLNEASMSCAFAEAAQEVIVLADHSKFGINTFAPIMPTEQCDYIVCDQVPTLQWQEHLRKRKVAWVIAPMEST from the coding sequence ATGTCTGTATTAGCAGAAGGGCGCAAGCTTCAGATCAAGCATGAGCTGGAGCGCGAAGGCAAAGTTATGGTAGTGCCGCTGTCCCGGCAGTTCGGTGTATCCGCCGAGACCATTCGCAGAGATCTTCAGGTGCTTGAGAAGGAAGGGCATCTCAGACGTGTCTACGGAGGCGCGGTCAAGTCCTCGTTCCGCGGTAATGAAGCCCCTTATAATCTTCGGCAGAAGATGTACGCTGCCGAGAAGAGAGCCATTGGAGAACGTGCCGCCATGATGATCAAGGACGGGGGAACCGTCGTTATTGATGGAGGAACAACTACGCTGGAGATGGCTAAGGCTATCAGGGGCAGAAGAGGGTTAACCATTCTAACCAGTTCACTTCCGCTGGCCGCGTGTCTGCTTGAAGGTCTGAGCCGTGACCAGTTCTCGGGCAAGGTCATCATGCTTGGAGGAGAAGTAAGTCCCCTGCAGCACTCCATTACAGGGATTGCCGGTGAGCGGATGATGCGCGGCTTCAGCATAGACCAGGCGTTCATTTCCGTTGGAGGGGTATCGTTAACGCATGGGTTCACTGACTTCGATCTCAATGAGGCTTCCATGTCCTGCGCGTTCGCGGAAGCCGCCCAAGAGGTCATTGTACTAGCTGATCATTCGAAGTTCGGGATCAATACCTTTGCCCCAATCATGCCCACCGAGCAATGTGATTATATCGTGTGTGATCAGGTGCCTACTCTCCAGTGGCAGGAGCACCTCAGGAAGCGAAAAGTAGCTTGGGTGATTGCCCCGATGGAATCAACTTAA
- a CDS encoding permease, which yields MSSNNYNSLHGGKRPASSRTVLLVVLFLIIAIAGLTYVKWWPYYFKALKAAAEHSLGASILTGDQGTAPAPSLQSAWDYGMVYFKSVWKAAVLGILLGSLVQVLLPSRWLLKTLGKMNFKSTALGGVASLPGMMCSCCAAPIAVGLRKKNVSIGASLAFWIGNPVLNPATLIFMTFVLSWKFTLLRVVFGIILTFAVSYFANRFAGTTQVPDEVEEVVNQPEEPQGSFLTLWLKNMGTMLLTIVPAYFVTVLLLGAARAWMFPVLGAGSMNAVLAVIIFAVAGTLFVIPTAAEIPIIATFLSLGFGGGVAGALLITLPAVSLPSVMMVSRAFPRKVIWFVLGSVVLSGLLCGAIGAVVI from the coding sequence ATGTCATCAAATAACTACAATTCCTTGCACGGGGGCAAGAGACCTGCTTCTTCAAGAACAGTCCTGCTTGTCGTCCTCTTCTTGATCATAGCCATCGCGGGTCTCACTTATGTCAAGTGGTGGCCATACTACTTCAAAGCTCTCAAAGCCGCCGCGGAACACAGCCTCGGAGCTTCTATTCTGACAGGCGACCAGGGAACTGCTCCTGCTCCGTCCTTACAGTCTGCCTGGGACTACGGAATGGTATACTTTAAGTCCGTCTGGAAGGCTGCGGTGCTGGGCATTCTGCTTGGTTCTCTTGTACAGGTTCTCCTGCCCTCAAGATGGCTGCTGAAGACTTTGGGTAAGATGAATTTCAAAAGCACGGCGCTCGGCGGAGTCGCGTCACTTCCCGGAATGATGTGTTCCTGCTGCGCCGCTCCAATTGCGGTTGGATTACGCAAGAAAAATGTCTCGATCGGAGCAAGTCTTGCTTTCTGGATCGGCAATCCGGTGCTCAACCCGGCTACGCTGATCTTCATGACCTTTGTACTGTCGTGGAAGTTCACTCTTCTTCGTGTCGTGTTCGGAATTATACTTACCTTCGCAGTAAGCTACTTCGCGAACAGATTCGCCGGAACTACCCAGGTACCTGATGAAGTCGAAGAGGTGGTTAATCAGCCGGAAGAGCCGCAAGGCTCCTTCCTTACGCTCTGGTTGAAGAATATGGGGACCATGCTTCTAACTATCGTACCCGCATACTTTGTTACCGTGCTTCTGCTCGGCGCGGCACGCGCCTGGATGTTCCCGGTACTTGGAGCTGGCAGTATGAATGCAGTTCTGGCCGTAATTATATTTGCTGTTGCGGGTACCTTGTTCGTCATTCCTACCGCTGCCGAGATCCCTATCATCGCAACATTCTTGTCCCTTGGCTTTGGAGGAGGCGTTGCCGGAGCGCTGCTAATCACACTTCCTGCGGTCAGCCTGCCATCCGTAATGATGGTGTCCCGCGCGTTCCCCCGTAAGGTCATTTGGTTCGTCTTGGGCTCCGTTGTCCTGTCAGGCTTGTTATGCGGCGCCATAGGTGCTGTTGTCATTTAA
- a CDS encoding histidinol-phosphatase HisJ family protein: protein MKVDFHFHLEEGPYTLNWLQRTSLALQRTRRTTEASERLDSLESVQSVVRGLSRRMDEGCFSERWITKYIEQGTRQGIEHFGVVDHLYRFVEFKPYYEKHMLIDGSPLGQLQQAWLNQVCVYSIREYLDGVQNVARFYGNLSIGIEADYFENGEEELEELLSSYSFDYVIGSVHFLNGWGFDNPNTQHLFKGRQLEDLYAQHFENVIRAVNSGLFQFIAHLDNLKVFGFRPSERDLLGWYDAVAAALAHAGVASEINTGLAYRYPVKEMCPSPNFLRVLHRHGVPVTLSSDAHFPDDIGTMLDEAIIMAKSIGYEDIVYFKNKQQYSLPI, encoded by the coding sequence GTGAAGGTAGATTTTCATTTTCATTTGGAGGAAGGTCCTTATACGCTGAACTGGCTTCAGCGCACAAGTCTGGCTTTGCAGCGAACCCGAAGGACGACGGAAGCTTCCGAGAGGCTGGATAGCTTGGAATCTGTTCAGTCAGTCGTCCGCGGCCTATCCAGGAGGATGGATGAAGGCTGCTTCTCCGAGCGGTGGATAACGAAGTATATTGAGCAGGGAACAAGGCAAGGCATCGAACATTTCGGTGTCGTTGATCATTTATACAGATTCGTTGAATTCAAGCCTTATTATGAGAAGCACATGCTGATCGATGGAAGTCCACTTGGACAGCTTCAACAGGCTTGGCTTAACCAAGTATGTGTATACTCTATTCGTGAATATTTGGATGGAGTTCAGAATGTCGCCCGGTTCTATGGGAATCTCTCCATCGGAATTGAGGCTGATTATTTCGAGAATGGGGAAGAGGAGCTAGAAGAGCTGCTCTCCAGCTACAGCTTTGATTACGTAATCGGATCTGTTCACTTCCTGAATGGATGGGGGTTCGACAACCCTAATACCCAGCACCTCTTCAAGGGCCGCCAGTTGGAGGATCTATATGCGCAGCATTTCGAGAATGTGATTCGAGCCGTGAATTCCGGCTTGTTCCAGTTCATTGCCCACCTCGATAATCTGAAAGTATTCGGATTCCGTCCATCGGAAAGGGACCTGCTTGGCTGGTACGATGCGGTGGCTGCGGCACTGGCGCATGCAGGCGTGGCTTCAGAGATCAACACCGGGCTGGCTTACCGTTATCCGGTTAAGGAAATGTGTCCAAGTCCCAACTTCCTCCGGGTACTGCATCGGCACGGTGTTCCGGTAACTTTAAGCTCGGACGCCCATTTCCCCGATGATATTGGAACGATGCTGGATGAAGCTATTATCATGGCCAAATCCATCGGATACGAGGACATTGTCTACTTTAAGAACAAGCAGCAGTATTCCTTACCGATCTAG
- a CDS encoding PadR family transcriptional regulator yields the protein MNSLAYALLAMLVRKPCSGYELAEMLEVFWQAKHSQIYPLLAKLEHDGYLIPENVEQTGRPNKKLYHITSEGKEMLRAWMDKAPSVPVSRDEFLIKAYSISLTDTDTAQRLFEDRLSYYKEKLLRREKLIQEMEAEYGTDLKDQEHQIFGRYIVHQRKLLMEQQEIAWCRWVLAMIN from the coding sequence ATGAACAGTCTTGCTTATGCCCTGCTTGCCATGCTTGTCCGCAAGCCATGCTCCGGTTATGAACTGGCAGAGATGCTGGAGGTATTCTGGCAGGCCAAGCACAGTCAGATCTACCCGCTGCTTGCCAAGCTTGAACATGACGGTTATTTGATACCGGAGAATGTTGAACAGACCGGGAGACCCAACAAGAAGTTGTATCATATAACAAGCGAAGGCAAGGAGATGCTGAGGGCTTGGATGGACAAGGCCCCTTCCGTTCCCGTCAGCCGGGATGAATTTCTTATTAAAGCCTACTCTATATCTCTAACAGATACTGATACAGCTCAAAGGCTGTTCGAAGACCGGCTCTCCTACTACAAAGAGAAGCTCCTTCGCCGCGAGAAGCTCATTCAGGAGATGGAAGCCGAGTATGGAACGGATCTGAAGGACCAGGAGCATCAGATATTCGGCAGATATATTGTCCACCAGCGCAAGTTGCTTATGGAACAGCAGGAGATTGCGTGGTGCCGCTGGGTTCTAGCCATGATCAATTAA
- the selD gene encoding selenide, water dikinase SelD — protein MSQAGNIKLTSLSSKGGCGCKIGPADLMQVLRTLPAAEPNPNLLVGTDTSDDAGVYRLTDDLALVQTLDFFTPIVDDPYSFGQIAAANALSDIYAMGGKPLTVLNIVAFPISVLDKSILADILRGAGDKVKEAGATLVGGHSIDDKEPKFGLSVTGTVHPDKVRTNAGARAGDKLILTKPIGVGVLTTSIKKDQLTEDETARLVTVMSTLNKTAAEIMEPYPVHACTDVTGFGLLGHASEMAKGSKLGLIIHKEAVPVLPRVRELAENGFVPGGTKNNFAHLEGSIIYPDQLDQIDRYILCDAVTSGGLLISVDADQSDSLLKELIAAGVEAAIIGEVTEDHPGQIQVIV, from the coding sequence ATGTCTCAAGCTGGAAATATAAAGCTAACCTCCCTGTCCTCCAAAGGGGGCTGCGGATGCAAGATTGGTCCTGCGGACCTGATGCAGGTTCTTCGAACACTGCCGGCGGCTGAACCAAACCCCAATTTGCTGGTCGGTACAGATACGAGTGATGATGCGGGCGTGTACCGTCTCACCGACGATCTGGCCTTAGTGCAGACTCTTGATTTCTTCACCCCGATTGTGGATGATCCCTATTCGTTTGGCCAGATCGCGGCTGCGAATGCACTTAGTGATATTTACGCCATGGGCGGGAAGCCGCTTACCGTTCTTAATATTGTAGCCTTTCCTATTTCTGTTCTGGATAAAAGCATACTCGCAGATATCCTTCGCGGTGCAGGTGATAAAGTCAAGGAAGCCGGAGCAACGCTGGTTGGCGGACATTCGATCGATGATAAAGAGCCAAAGTTCGGTCTATCCGTAACGGGAACTGTCCATCCGGATAAAGTGAGAACGAACGCTGGGGCTCGGGCTGGAGACAAGCTGATCTTAACAAAGCCAATTGGAGTGGGGGTATTAACGACCTCCATTAAGAAGGACCAGTTAACAGAGGATGAGACGGCCCGGCTCGTCACCGTCATGTCCACACTCAATAAGACTGCTGCTGAAATTATGGAACCTTATCCGGTACACGCGTGTACAGATGTAACGGGCTTTGGCCTGCTCGGTCATGCCTCTGAAATGGCCAAGGGCAGCAAGCTTGGACTTATTATCCATAAAGAAGCCGTGCCTGTGCTGCCTAGAGTCAGGGAGCTTGCGGAGAATGGCTTCGTGCCTGGTGGAACCAAGAATAACTTTGCTCACCTGGAAGGCAGTATTATCTATCCGGATCAGCTGGATCAGATCGATCGTTATATCCTGTGTGATGCGGTCACTTCAGGCGGATTATTGATCTCGGTGGACGCCGATCAGAGTGATTCCTTGCTGAAGGAGTTGATAGCCGCCGGAGTAGAGGCAGCAATCATTGGTGAAGTCACAGAGGATCATCCAGGTCAAATTCAAGTAATCGTGTGA
- a CDS encoding ABC transporter ATP-binding protein yields MSYLLIDNVNKTYNGTSVLQELSLEVKEGEMVTLLGPSGCGKSTLLRCISGLTDMDTGSILLEGRNITTLAPKERNVGMVFQSYALFPNMNVYDNIAFGLSMKKKSSQQIKSRVGEMLELIDLTEKAKAYPHELSGGQQQRVSLARSMAVEPKLMLLDEPLSALDAKIRKHLRTELRQIQKRVGMTMLFVTHDQEEALTISDKICLMHQGRIVQTGSPGEVYSSPKDEFVARFIGSYNVLTNKEVSRLFAQPSYSNTDVSYALRPEAIIIQPDHSEIQLTAADSSLAQAPQFCRGIIEEAVMLGNIIRYRIEIQGVRLHADVLNDNQAVKFSEGDHVQVLIDRQACIPLAPSGI; encoded by the coding sequence ATGAGCTATTTACTAATCGATAACGTGAACAAAACTTATAATGGCACTTCCGTATTGCAAGAGCTGTCGCTCGAGGTCAAGGAAGGGGAGATGGTGACGCTGCTCGGCCCTAGCGGGTGCGGGAAGAGTACTCTGCTCAGATGTATTTCAGGCCTAACGGACATGGACACTGGCTCGATACTGCTCGAAGGACGTAATATTACCACGTTAGCTCCTAAAGAGCGAAATGTGGGCATGGTCTTCCAATCCTATGCGCTCTTTCCGAACATGAATGTCTATGACAACATTGCTTTTGGTCTGTCCATGAAGAAGAAATCCAGCCAGCAGATCAAATCCAGGGTAGGTGAGATGCTGGAGCTGATTGACTTAACAGAAAAGGCCAAGGCATATCCGCATGAGCTGTCCGGCGGGCAGCAGCAGCGCGTCTCTCTTGCAAGGTCGATGGCTGTTGAGCCTAAGCTTATGCTGCTGGATGAGCCATTGAGTGCGCTGGATGCCAAGATCCGCAAGCATCTGCGTACCGAGCTCAGACAAATACAGAAGCGGGTAGGCATGACCATGCTGTTCGTGACCCACGATCAGGAGGAGGCATTAACGATCTCCGACAAAATCTGTCTGATGCATCAAGGACGCATTGTCCAGACCGGCTCCCCAGGCGAGGTCTATTCCAGCCCGAAGGATGAATTCGTCGCCCGGTTCATTGGCAGCTACAATGTCTTGACCAATAAGGAGGTGTCCAGGCTGTTCGCACAGCCTTCCTACTCGAATACAGATGTGAGTTATGCCCTCCGGCCAGAAGCCATTATCATTCAGCCTGATCATTCAGAGATTCAACTGACAGCCGCAGACAGCAGCTTAGCACAAGCACCGCAGTTCTGTCGCGGCATAATTGAGGAGGCTGTTATGCTCGGCAATATTATTCGTTATCGGATTGAGATCCAAGGGGTAAGGCTGCATGCAGATGTATTGAACGATAACCAGGCGGTCAAGTTCAGCGAGGGAGACCATGTTCAGGTTCTGATTGACAGGCAGGCTTGTATTCCTCTTGCCCCTTCAGGTATATGA
- a CDS encoding TrkH family potassium uptake protein translates to MKSEAKIRRTLSPPKVLTFGFALIIVTGTFLLSLPISTGGQQLPLLDAFFMATSATCVTGLAVLDPGTQLSLFGQLVLLVLTQLGGLGFMTMGTLIALAFNRRISLRERLILQEAMNYNSMEGLLSLIRRVILYSFVIEITGALLLAIRWSADMPLPRAIYYGIYHSITMFNNAGFDLFGAVHGPFAGLSGYVQDTYVNLVIMGLIFLGGIGFVVMADLIEFPAKRKLSLHSKVVLTYSAILVLGGALLIYIMERGNELTMKPLGQGGSILSSFFQSISSRSGGVSTLNVADMEHSTQFLLTILMFIGAAPGSTGGGIKVTVFAVLIGAMWAMIKGKEDIVLFKRRLAKDSIVRAVTQTWLALFLVIFVAMVLSVLEDRSFLPILFETTSAFGTTGMSLGLTPTLTPLSKIIICIVMFLGRVGPLTLAYALAPRSKQDLYRSPEGRITIG, encoded by the coding sequence TTGAAATCTGAAGCGAAAATACGCCGAACCCTCTCTCCACCCAAAGTGCTCACCTTCGGCTTCGCGCTCATTATTGTGACCGGAACATTCCTCCTGTCACTTCCCATATCGACAGGGGGCCAGCAGCTGCCCTTGCTCGATGCCTTCTTCATGGCCACCTCTGCAACTTGTGTGACAGGCCTTGCTGTCCTTGATCCCGGAACTCAGCTGTCGCTATTCGGGCAGCTTGTGCTGCTGGTGCTTACCCAGCTTGGCGGTCTGGGATTCATGACGATGGGAACACTGATTGCTCTTGCCTTCAACCGGCGGATCTCCTTACGAGAGCGGCTCATCCTTCAAGAGGCTATGAACTATAACTCGATGGAAGGCCTCCTGTCCTTGATCAGGCGTGTAATCCTGTATTCCTTCGTTATCGAGATTACAGGAGCTCTGCTGCTCGCGATTCGCTGGTCGGCGGACATGCCGCTGCCCAGAGCCATTTACTACGGGATATACCACAGCATAACGATGTTCAACAATGCGGGCTTTGATCTCTTTGGAGCGGTGCATGGTCCTTTCGCGGGTCTAAGCGGATATGTTCAGGATACCTATGTGAATCTGGTCATTATGGGTCTTATATTTCTTGGTGGCATCGGGTTTGTTGTGATGGCCGATCTGATTGAATTTCCCGCAAAAAGAAAATTAAGCCTACACTCCAAGGTCGTGCTGACTTACTCGGCGATCCTGGTGCTAGGCGGTGCCCTTCTCATCTATATCATGGAGCGCGGCAACGAGCTGACCATGAAGCCGCTCGGCCAGGGAGGCAGTATTCTGAGTTCCTTTTTTCAATCCATCAGCTCCCGTTCAGGTGGGGTAAGCACCTTGAATGTAGCCGATATGGAACATTCCACCCAGTTTCTATTGACTATTCTAATGTTCATCGGGGCGGCTCCCGGGTCAACCGGCGGGGGCATCAAAGTAACGGTGTTCGCGGTGCTCATAGGCGCCATGTGGGCTATGATTAAGGGGAAGGAAGACATTGTGCTCTTCAAGAGGAGGCTCGCAAAGGACTCTATTGTCAGAGCTGTAACCCAAACATGGCTTGCTCTGTTCCTCGTCATATTTGTTGCCATGGTGCTGTCTGTTCTGGAGGATCGCAGCTTTCTGCCAATATTGTTCGAGACGACATCCGCCTTTGGGACGACAGGAATGAGCCTGGGCCTCACCCCTACTCTGACCCCGCTCAGCAAAATTATCATCTGTATAGTCATGTTCCTCGGTCGGGTCGGTCCTTTGACTTTGGCCTACGCACTTGCACCCAGATCCAAGCAGGATTTGTACCGATCCCCTGAAGGGAGAATCACGATCGGCTAA
- a CDS encoding aminopeptidase: MSDFQDKLHKYAELAVKVGVNVQPGQTLVVNSTLDGAELVRLIVQKAYEAGARTVKVNWSDDTVTRLRYQLAAEESFLDEPKWYAGELLELVENGAAILHVISSDPDLLKGVSSERLTNHQKTYGKAMSKFRQYQQADKFSWSIVAVPSEAWAAKVFPDVPAEQQVGKLWEAIFRTVRVDQPDTISAWEKHIANLTQKADYLNEKIFKKLHYIAPGTDLTIELPEGHLWVAADSVNEQGNTFLANLPTEEVFTAPLRTGVNGTVSSTKPLSHSGNIIDEFTVTFEEGRIVDVKAKQGEETLKQLVELDEGSHYLGEVALVPHGSPISQSNILFYNTLFDENASNHLAIGSAYAFNLKDGKGLSQEQLLERGLNTSITHVDFMVGSGEMDIFGITEDGEQIQLFHKGNWAI; this comes from the coding sequence ATGTCCGATTTTCAGGATAAATTACACAAATACGCGGAGCTTGCTGTAAAAGTTGGGGTCAATGTTCAGCCTGGACAAACCTTGGTTGTTAATTCAACGCTTGATGGTGCAGAGCTTGTCCGTCTCATAGTCCAAAAAGCTTATGAAGCGGGAGCCAGAACCGTCAAAGTGAATTGGAGCGATGACACGGTAACCCGTCTTCGTTACCAGCTTGCCGCAGAAGAATCTTTTCTTGATGAGCCTAAATGGTACGCTGGTGAGCTGCTCGAACTGGTGGAGAATGGGGCCGCTATCCTTCATGTCATCTCATCCGATCCCGACCTGCTCAAGGGAGTCTCAAGCGAGCGTCTGACCAATCATCAGAAAACTTACGGGAAAGCCATGAGCAAGTTCCGTCAGTATCAACAGGCGGATAAATTCAGCTGGTCTATTGTCGCTGTTCCGTCTGAAGCTTGGGCAGCCAAGGTATTCCCAGATGTGCCAGCAGAGCAGCAAGTGGGTAAGCTGTGGGAAGCGATCTTCCGCACGGTGCGTGTAGACCAGCCTGACACCATCTCAGCTTGGGAGAAGCACATTGCTAACCTGACCCAGAAAGCGGACTATTTGAATGAGAAGATCTTCAAGAAGCTTCATTACATAGCTCCAGGTACCGATCTTACCATCGAACTCCCTGAAGGCCACCTGTGGGTGGCGGCGGACAGTGTGAATGAACAGGGAAATACCTTCCTTGCCAACCTGCCAACCGAAGAGGTATTTACAGCACCCCTTCGAACAGGCGTGAACGGTACTGTATCCAGCACCAAGCCGCTCAGCCACAGCGGTAACATTATTGACGAGTTCACCGTCACCTTTGAAGAAGGGCGTATTGTGGATGTCAAAGCCAAGCAGGGTGAAGAAACGTTGAAGCAGCTGGTGGAATTGGATGAAGGCTCTCACTATCTGGGCGAAGTAGCCTTGGTTCCACATGGTTCACCAATTTCCCAGTCGAATATCTTGTTCTACAACACCCTGTTCGATGAGAATGCGTCCAACCATTTGGCCATCGGCAGTGCTTACGCCTTCAACCTGAAAGATGGCAAGGGTCTATCACAAGAGCAGCTGCTCGAACGCGGGCTCAATACGAGCATTACCCATGTAGACTTCATGGTCGGCTCAGGCGAGATGGATATCTTCGGGATTACTGAAGACGGTGAGCAGATTCAGCTGTTCCATAAAGGGAACTGGGCAATCTAG
- a CDS encoding AI-2E family transporter, whose product MLHQVRFIFNPVVTFVQILIVPMTISGFLYYLLRPIVHYLDTRKVNRMLSVLLIYLCIAGVITIFFFLVWPSLTRQVQEFISNLPTLLDGVKTQIAAIQKGPLFSMIDSGNTEISEKITGYINNAVEMISGYMSHFFNFISEFIVIIGTVPIILYYMLKEDNRISPAVVRVMPKRFARDGAQVVSDIDAALSGFISGRIISALILAVMSFIGFWIVGLPYPLLLAIIGALFNFIPYVGAFLGAIPCLIVAYTVSPSMALWVLIIIIIAQQVEGNLIAPYIYGKTINIHPLTTVILLLIGGEYAGILGMILVIPVYMIIKIVAVRIYKLFLSDKVEEIVD is encoded by the coding sequence TTGCTACATCAAGTCCGATTCATCTTCAACCCGGTTGTCACCTTTGTGCAGATCCTGATTGTACCTATGACGATATCCGGGTTCCTGTATTATCTGCTGAGGCCCATCGTACATTATCTTGATACCAGAAAAGTGAACCGGATGCTCTCTGTGCTGCTCATCTATCTGTGTATAGCCGGTGTCATTACGATCTTCTTTTTCTTGGTATGGCCATCGCTTACCCGGCAGGTGCAGGAGTTCATCAGTAATCTTCCTACATTGCTTGACGGGGTGAAGACCCAGATCGCGGCAATCCAGAAGGGGCCTCTCTTCTCAATGATTGATTCTGGCAACACCGAAATCTCTGAGAAGATTACAGGCTATATTAATAATGCGGTTGAGATGATTAGTGGTTACATGTCGCATTTCTTTAACTTCATCAGTGAGTTCATTGTCATCATTGGTACTGTTCCTATCATTCTCTATTACATGCTAAAAGAGGACAACCGGATCTCCCCGGCTGTAGTTAGAGTAATGCCCAAGCGCTTTGCCCGTGACGGCGCACAGGTTGTAAGCGACATTGATGCAGCCCTCAGCGGCTTTATCTCCGGGCGCATCATCAGTGCCTTGATCCTGGCGGTCATGAGCTTTATCGGCTTCTGGATTGTGGGGCTTCCTTATCCGCTGCTGCTTGCGATCATTGGGGCTCTATTTAATTTCATACCTTATGTAGGAGCTTTCCTGGGTGCCATCCCTTGTCTGATTGTTGCCTATACGGTATCGCCATCCATGGCTCTTTGGGTGCTCATTATCATTATCATTGCGCAGCAGGTGGAGGGGAATCTTATTGCCCCTTACATTTATGGCAAGACTATCAATATCCATCCGCTGACCACTGTCATTCTGCTCCTGATTGGCGGAGAGTATGCCGGAATTCTTGGCATGATTCTGGTCATTCCGGTATATATGATTATCAAGATTGTCGCGGTAAGAATCTACAAACTATTCCTTTCCGACAAAGTGGAAGAAATCGTAGATTAA
- a CDS encoding alkaline phosphatase family protein: MSKVIMIVLDGLKYETARASMGYLNHLVEVSKAACYKVRSELPSLSRPLYEVLLTGTPCSVNGITANHIVRLSHHKSVFHLAVEQGLKTAAAAYYWVSELYNRAPFDKIEDREQHHEELPIQHGKFYFDDAYPDSHLFIDAEVLRRQHDPDFLYIHPMGIDDTGHKFTSDSKEYRGKVLEADMILATFVPQWMSLGYEIIVTSDHGMNTDGHHGGTGIEEREVPFYAIGSAFTPGEYPDQLPQLAVAPLLCRMLSLPLPDAMSFVQVPGFKLNL, translated from the coding sequence ATGTCAAAAGTAATAATGATTGTGCTGGATGGTCTTAAGTATGAGACTGCCAGGGCCTCTATGGGTTATCTGAATCATCTGGTCGAGGTATCCAAAGCCGCATGCTATAAAGTACGCTCCGAGCTTCCAAGCTTATCCCGCCCCCTATATGAGGTGCTGCTGACCGGAACTCCCTGTTCTGTTAATGGGATTACTGCCAATCATATCGTAAGGCTGTCCCATCATAAGAGTGTGTTCCACCTTGCAGTAGAGCAGGGCTTGAAGACAGCGGCTGCAGCCTATTATTGGGTGAGCGAGCTGTATAACCGGGCGCCGTTCGATAAGATCGAAGACCGCGAGCAGCATCATGAAGAACTACCCATCCAGCATGGAAAGTTCTACTTCGACGACGCATATCCGGATTCTCATTTATTCATCGATGCTGAAGTGCTTCGCCGGCAGCACGACCCGGATTTCCTGTACATCCATCCCATGGGAATAGATGATACCGGTCATAAATTCACCTCGGACTCGAAGGAATACCGGGGCAAGGTTCTTGAAGCTGATATGATACTCGCCACCTTCGTTCCTCAGTGGATGTCACTGGGATATGAGATTATTGTTACTTCAGATCACGGCATGAATACAGACGGTCACCATGGGGGAACAGGGATTGAGGAGAGGGAGGTTCCCTTCTATGCGATTGGCTCGGCGTTCACGCCGGGTGAGTATCCGGATCAGCTTCCGCAGCTCGCAGTTGCGCCACTACTCTGCAGGATGCTGTCTCTTCCACTCCCGGATGCCATGAGCTTTGTCCAGGTGCCTGGCTTTAAGTTGAATCTCTAA